AGGGTTGCGTGTATTGCGTATAGGACACCCTGCGCGTATCGATGAGCAATTATGGCAATTTACGGTGGATGCTCAAAAGCAAAAACACCGCGACTTTAAACGTTTGAAAGAGTGGTATCGCCAAGCAGAAGAATACCGCCATTTGGCAGGCAAATACAAACGCAGTTATGGAAAAGAAGAGGCGGTGCAGCGTCGTTTGCTCTACAAAGAGGCACGTCAGGTGCAGCAAGATGCCAAAGATTTGGAGAAAAACATACTGCGTGAGCTGGTAGAGCAGGCACAGGTGATATGTGCCACTTTGGTAGGCTGCGCCCATCCGTTGCTGGATGGCATGCGCTTCGGTACTGTGTTTGTAGATGAAGCCGCCCAAGCTTTGGAGCCAGCAGTTTGGATTCCCTTACTCAAAGCCGACCGCCTTGTGATGGCGGGTGACCACTGCCAACTGCCTCCCACTGTGCTTTCACCCGCTCCCGAAGCGCAGATACTGCAACAAACCCTTTTTGAAAAGTTAATACATGCTTATCCAGAAGCTGCCTGCATGCTGGAGATTCAATATCGTATGCATCCGGTCATTATGGAGTTTCCCAGCCAGCATTTCTATAAAGGCAAGTTACAGGCGGCACCTACCCTCAGTGCCAGCATCATGCATTGTGCTCCGCCACAAGTCATTACATTTATAGATACGGCGGGCACCGGTTTTGAAGAAAGCAAAAGTGCAGAAGGCAGCTTTTTCAATGAAGGAGAAGCGCGTGTGCTGTACAGGCATCTGGAAGAGGAGTGGGGCAGGGCGTCGTTGTCCGATGTGGTGCAGGTGGGCGTGATTAGCCCTTACAGCGCACAAGTGGCTTTGCTGAAAGAGTTGTTGCAGTCTTTGCCTTTACCAACCCGCATACAGCTGAAAATAAGTACCGTGGATAGTTTTCAGGGGCAGGAGTGTGAAGTAATTTATATCTCGATGGTACGCAGCAACGAAAATATGGACATCGGTTTTTTGAATGACATCCGGCGCATGAACGTAGCTATGACACGCGCCAAATACCGATTGGTCATTATTGGCGACAGCAGCACTGTGGGCGGGCATCCTTTCTATGAGGCTTTGTTGCGCTATGTAGAGGACATAGGTGCCTACCGGAGTGCATGGGAGTGGAGATGATAATGCTGCAGACTACTGCCCTACTAAGGGAGGGCGTCGCTTGTGGTGGCTGGTAAGTTGTTGATAGGCATTGGCTACTTCTAAAATAGCCCCTTCGCCCATCCATCGACCAAGCAGGCAAATGCTTTGGGGCATACCGCTGCGGTTGAAACCTGTGGGCAGCACCACACAGGGGTGTCCTGTCATGTTGGTAATGTAGAGCTGTGAAGAGGCAAAAGAGGGAGCTATGACTACGTCATATTTTGACATGAGTTGTTGCATTGCATGAATGAGGCGGTAGCGTAGTCTTTGTGCCTGTATGTACTCTACGGCGGGAATGAAACGAGCCATGCGGAAGTAGTTGGGCCAAGCCTGTTTGTTTTGTCTTACCAGTTCGTCGTCGCGGTTGCTGCGGGTGAGCTCGTCGAAGGCGGCAGCAGCTTCTGCCCATAGGATAAAAGTAATATCGGGATATGCAGGCAAGCTGACGGTGTCGATGCGGGCGCCGGCTTGTCGAAGAGTAGCCACAAAGGTGCTGTCGGCGGCATAGGTAGGCGAAGAGGCAGGCGTGGGTACGAAGGCAATGCGCAGACGTCGCCAGTCGCGGTCGGCACGGTAGCTGAAAGTGGTAGCCACATGAAAAGGATCGCGTGGGTCGGCTTCTGTGGCGTTGTGCAAATAGCGGTACACAATGGCGCAATCTTCTGCCGAGCGTGCTATGGGACCTATTTTGTCCATTGTCCAGCTTAAAGCCATAGCACCAAAGCGGCTGACAGCGCCAAAAGTAGGACGCAGCCCTGTAACTCCGCAGACTGTAGAAGGCGATACGATGGAACCCAAAGTCTCGGTACCTATGGCAAAAGGCGCAAGACCGGCAGCAACGGCAGCGGCAGAGCCTGCCGAAGAGCCGCTTGAACCAGTGGCAGGGTTCCAAGGGTTACGAGTGCGCCCGCCAAACCACACATCGCCCCAAGCCAAGGCGCCCAACGATACTTTGGCAATGAGGATGGCGCCGGCAGCATCGAGTTGTTCAATTACTGCGGCATCGTAGTCAATCACTTGCGAACGAAAAGGCTTAGCCCCCCAAGTGGTAGGATAGTTTTTGGTAGCTAACAGGTCTTTGGCTACATAAGGGATGCCGTGCAGCAAGCCGCGGTAGTGCCCTGCTGCCAACTCTTTGTCGGCTTGCCGGGCTTTTTGCAGCGCCAAAGCTTCGGTGTAGGTGATTACACAGTGCAGTGTGTCATCATATTTTTTGAGTCTGTTCAAGAAAAAACGTGTAAGCTCTTCGGAGGTGATTTGGCGCGATACTAGCAAAGAAGCCAGTTCCCGGATGCTTAAAAAAGCCAAATCGTTGTCATTTGCCGGTCGTTGTATTTTTGGGAAGGTTTCACCTTGAAAAATCAGCTCGTCGGGACCTATGTGTGGGGCGGTATAAGTAGGCGGAATGGGATGGAATGTAAATGCAGGAGGTAAGTCGTTGGGAATATTGTGCTTGCGCAGCGCTTCAAAACTTTGTTTTTGTTCAGCCAGACCGTCCAGCATAGAGTCGATTTCTATGGGGGTGAGCTGCAAGCCGATGAGCTTGGCAGCCGACTGCACGTCGGCAGGGGTGATGTCGCTACTCAAGCGCCCCAGTACGAAAGCAGAAGTAAGCAGTACTACAGGCAATAGGAAACGTTTCATATCATAAGCATCACTTGTTTATGAAACGCTGGCATGCAGCTGCTTAGTATTTTTGGTAGGGATAAATGTCTTTCCACAAGTCTTTTAGGCGCTCCAGTGAGTTTTTTCCTTTGCCCTTTCGAAGCGAGCCACCGACAACGGACGCCTCAAGCCGGACTTAGTAGCTCCCGGAGCATTGAGTTTGGAGCAGCCGGGTGCCTCTTTTGTTCTGCCGGTTGAGATACTTTCACCGGGCACCTATATGGTAGGGCTGCTTCACCTTTCCAATGCTAAGCGTTATTAAAAGTTTTAAAGTATTAAAAAATTACACAAGTATTTTTCTCATTTTTTTCTTACACAATAATTCTCTTTTAGAAAATTCGGGCTACTTTGTAGGTTTCCTGCAAAGTAGATTTTTTTCTATAAAATGCATCTGCACCCAATTTGTTAAGCATTTAATAGTAATAAGTTACTTACATAAAGACACGAGGAAGGTTACGCTTTGCATTCTTTTTTGTATTAATTAAGGTGCTTATTATTAACGTATTCTAAACCCAATTAATCGTTTAAGAGTTATGAAGTGTTTTGCCTTATTTAAAAAAGTAACCGTCAGTGTATGTTTGTTTTTATTAGGGTATGGTGCTGGATGGGCACAGACCCCCGCACAGTTAGCAAAGATACGGGCTGCCAGTAACTTAAAGGTACTGTATGCCTTGCAGGAACGCTTACAAGAGGAGTACACAACTCAAAGACGTTTGATAGAAGCATGGAGCACACGACACCGGCAGCCAATTCGTGGAGTCGATGAGAAAGGGCGCTATTTCGAACTGCAGCGCATTTTGCCGGACGGAACTCCTATCTACTACATTACCGAAAACCTGAACGCAGCCATAACTACTCGCACAAATACCCTTTGGAACGGTGGTAGTTTGGGGCTGAATATAGAAGGGCAGGGGATGGTTGCCCGAGAGTGGGATGGTGGTGGCGTGTTAAATACTCACCAAGAATTTGGTGGACGGGTTATTTTAGGAGATGGCGTAACTTATGCCGGGGGGGCTGGACCTAACCATGCTACTCACGTAGCCGGTACTATTATTGCGGCGGGGGTGTCTCCTAATGCACACGGCATGGCACCACAAGCGCAACTGCGTTCTTTCGATTGGAATAACGACAAAGCCGAAATGGCAGCTGAGGCTGCTGCCGGTGCGTTGGTTTCTAATCATTCTTATGGATATAACTCAGCAATGTTGCCTCGATGGATGTTTGGTTT
The DNA window shown above is from Thermonema lapsum and carries:
- a CDS encoding amidase; translation: MKRFLLPVVLLTSAFVLGRLSSDITPADVQSAAKLIGLQLTPIEIDSMLDGLAEQKQSFEALRKHNIPNDLPPAFTFHPIPPTYTAPHIGPDELIFQGETFPKIQRPANDNDLAFLSIRELASLLVSRQITSEELTRFFLNRLKKYDDTLHCVITYTEALALQKARQADKELAAGHYRGLLHGIPYVAKDLLATKNYPTTWGAKPFRSQVIDYDAAVIEQLDAAGAILIAKVSLGALAWGDVWFGGRTRNPWNPATGSSGSSAGSAAAVAAGLAPFAIGTETLGSIVSPSTVCGVTGLRPTFGAVSRFGAMALSWTMDKIGPIARSAEDCAIVYRYLHNATEADPRDPFHVATTFSYRADRDWRRLRIAFVPTPASSPTYAADSTFVATLRQAGARIDTVSLPAYPDITFILWAEAAAAFDELTRSNRDDELVRQNKQAWPNYFRMARFIPAVEYIQAQRLRYRLIHAMQQLMSKYDVVIAPSFASSQLYITNMTGHPCVVLPTGFNRSGMPQSICLLGRWMGEGAILEVANAYQQLTSHHKRRPPLVGQ
- a CDS encoding AAA domain-containing protein, producing MKIKPSDYFAPLFEALQAEKEETRRRFISDVAQKTLKEKIEAGICLSAVRLEQLAYQGMDVWYLRFRLLNRSVLGHTWRVGDALRIVLESAETKDCRGILVRWAEGKEIEVAVSATQLPDFLEEGARYALEQLPDEQSILQMEQAMNIWQQLENPRQKLLFEVLSGQRQPSFCVPKTTQELPSFLNAKQHEAISKILSAHELFLLHGPPGTGKTNTLVQAIKAVAGTERQVLATAPSNTAVDILCERLAAEGLRVLRIGHPARIDEQLWQFTVDAQKQKHRDFKRLKEWYRQAEEYRHLAGKYKRSYGKEEAVQRRLLYKEARQVQQDAKDLEKNILRELVEQAQVICATLVGCAHPLLDGMRFGTVFVDEAAQALEPAVWIPLLKADRLVMAGDHCQLPPTVLSPAPEAQILQQTLFEKLIHAYPEAACMLEIQYRMHPVIMEFPSQHFYKGKLQAAPTLSASIMHCAPPQVITFIDTAGTGFEESKSAEGSFFNEGEARVLYRHLEEEWGRASLSDVVQVGVISPYSAQVALLKELLQSLPLPTRIQLKISTVDSFQGQECEVIYISMVRSNENMDIGFLNDIRRMNVAMTRAKYRLVIIGDSSTVGGHPFYEALLRYVEDIGAYRSAWEWR